The Callospermophilus lateralis isolate mCalLat2 chromosome 3, mCalLat2.hap1, whole genome shotgun sequence genome has a segment encoding these proteins:
- the LOC143641506 gene encoding disintegrin and metalloproteinase domain-containing protein 21-like, whose translation MWPVEGPVPLRAAFLLLGIWALWAPVLCFQGHPSWRYSSSEVVVPKKEVQSGKSLHFPGHISYSLRFGGQRHVIHLWRKRLLWPRHMVLATQDDQGALQMDYPYFPEDCYFLGYLEDIPLSTVTVETCSGGMEGVMMLDDLTYEISPLRASNRFEHIVSQLVADKNAMGPMYGLDHKDVPSPLNPGVNYSAEPRISSMMYSAHEAALKGIVQCSRSMYGRYDNVSKCSEFLIHMFNIVDTLMRGVEFRFYISMVVVYSDRDPVSFPSGEWYSSGMPIHKHYEDIFYWPFRPASCTLVLKENPHESAFEPVPYSMCNRGSITFVAALYRPAILLAIIAANHQGRMIGMLYDGSHCVCQRRNTCIMFRWPGITDAFSNCSFTHVQHIVSNPALNTCYYRSERVLHNSSITMNRCGNYVVEGQEQCDCGPLKECYTSGCCNTECTFTVGSSCDRGACCANCTHSPMMTLCRTVQNVCDLPEHCSGSDSNCPEDTYLQDGTPCSQDGYCYNGNCTDRTMHCKEIFGESAMNAEDACYSINLATHRFGHCGRSENQMVYTPCTGADKMCGRLQCNNVTRLPVLQEHVSFHQSYIDGAYCFGLDEHRSTGTTDAGKVRTGTPCGMGKMCIGSSCNTSINALDYDCLPEKCNYKGVCNNHRHCHCHVGWEPPNCDKLGHGGSVESGQLPKRVRTVDRNPELIIYLRLLYGRFYVFIAALLIAYALNAKTIKTVKEEEAAAGGEEAAAGEAAGGEEA comes from the coding sequence ATGTGGCCGGTAGAGGGACCAGTCCCTCTCAGGGCTGCCTTCTTGCTGCTTGGGATCTGGGCACTCTGGGCTCCAGTCCTGTGTTTTCAAGGCCACCCCTCATGGCGCTACAGCTCCTCGGAGGTGGTGGTTCCTAAGAAGGAGGTCCAAAGTGGCAAGAGTCTTCATTTTCCAGGACATATTTCCTACAGCCTGCGTTTCGGGGGCCAGAGACATGTCATCCATCTTTGGAGAAAACGTCTTCTGTGGCCCAGACACATGGTGTTGGCCACTCAGGATGACCAAGGAGCCCTGCAGATGGATTACCCCTACTTCCCTGAAGACTGTTACTTCCTTGGCTACCTGGAGGACATCCCTCTGTCCACGGTCACTGTTGAGACGTGCTCTGGGGGCATGGAAGGTGTCATGATGTTGGATGACCTCACGTATGAAATCTCACCTCTCAGGGCTTCAAACAGGTTTGAACACATCGTTTCACAGTTGGTGGCCGATAAAAACGCCATGGGACCAATGTACGGTCTGGACCACAAGGACGTCCCAAGCCCCCTGAACCCTGGAGTGAACTACAGTGCAGAGCCTCGGATTTCTAGCATGATGTATAGTGCCCATGAAGCTGCCCTGAAGGGGATCGTGCAGTGTTCCCGCTCCATGTATGGCAGATACGACAATGTCAGCAAGTGTTCTGAGTTCCTAATACACATGTTTAACATAGTCGACACCCTTATGAGGGGAGTTGAGTTCAGGTTCTATATTTCTATGGTGGTTGTATATTCCGACCGTGATCCTGTTTCATTTCCTAGTGGTGAATGGTATTCGTCAGGGATGCCTATACACAAACATTACGAGGATATATTCTACTGGCCATTTAGACCTGCCTCCTGCACACTAGTACTTAAAGAAAACCCACATGAATCTGCATTTGAACCAGTTCCATATAGTATGTGCAATAGAGGATCCATCACCTTTGTCGCTGCACTATACAGGCCTGCGATATTGTTAGCTATCATTGCTGCCAACCATCAGGGGAGAATGATTGGAATGCTGTATGATGGAAGCCACTGTGTTTGCCAGAGAAGGAACACATGTATTATGTTCAGGTGGCCTGGGATAACAGATGCATTCAGTAATTGTTCCTTCACCCATGTACAGCATATAGTTAGTAATCCTGCACTTAATACGTGCTATTACCGCTCTGAGCGGGTTCTTCATAATAGCAGCATAACAATGAACCGCTGTGGGAATTACGTAGTGGAAGGCCAGGAGCAGTGTGACTGTGGGCCCCTGAAGGAGTGTTACACCAGTGGCTGTTGCAACACCGAGTGTACATTTACAGTGGGAAGCTCTTGTGATCGAGGAGCCTGCTGTGCCAACTGCACCCACAGCCCCATGATGACACTTTGCAGAACTGTCCAAAACGTGTGTGATCTCCCAGAGCACTGCTCTGGAAGTGACAGCAACTGCCCTGAAGATACTTACCTGCAAGATGGAACTCCATGCAGTCAAGACGGCTACTGTTACAATGGCAACTGTACCGACCGCACCATGCACTGCAAGGAGATCTTTGGTGAATCTGCTATGAACGCTGAGGATGCTTGTTACTCTATAAACTTGGCAACGCACCGATTTGGACACTGTGGGAGATCAGAGAATCAGATGGTGTACACTCCCTGTACTGGAGCTGACAAGATGTGCGGAAGGCTGCAGTGTAATAACGTCACCCGCCTCCCTGTATTACAGGAGCACGTTTCGTTCCACCAGTCTTACATCGACGGGGCCTACTGCTTTGGACTGGATGAACACCGTTCAACAGGGACCACTGATGCTGGAAAAGTGAGGACAGGAACCCCGTGTGGCATGGGGAAGATGTGCATTGGCAGTTCATGTAACACATCAATAAATGCACTGGATTATGACTGTCTCCCTGAAAAGTGCAATTATAAAGGGGTCTGCAACAATCACAGGCACTGTCACTGTCACGTAGGCTGGGAGCCTCCTAATTGTGACAAATTAGGTCATGGTGGGAGTGTGGAGAGTGGGCAGCTTCCAAAGAGAGTGCGGACGGTAGACCGGAACCCAGAACTGATCATCTACTTGAGACTGCTGTATGGCCGTTTCTATGTCTTCATCGCGGCACTGCTCATTGCATATGCATTGAATGCAAAGACTATCAAGACTGTCAAAGAGGAAGAAGCAGCAGCAGGAGGAGAAGAAGCAGCAGCAGGAGAAGCAGCAGGAGGAGAAGAAGCTTAA